From the Phyllobacterium sp. T1293 genome, the window AGGGACGCGCATGAACTTCACCCAAGGCAATCGAACGCTCTGCATGTCCCGGAAAGCCCATGACGCCGGAACTTGAAGCAGCGCTTGCAAAAGCCGCCGCGGTCTTCAGTCTTTTCCCCTTCATATCGGCCCCTTGATCGCCTGTTCACAAGATGGTGAACGCAATGCCCTGTCCTTTCAATGCTACTTTACGCCAATCCGCTGCGGCTATGCGACGCTTATCGGCTGACGGACAACTGGACAAAAGAATTGACCAGTTTTGTGGTTTGCCGATACGCTGAAATCGCAAATCACTTCCGCGGACGATTTCACCATGAGCAGCCCGATCTTTGCCCGCATCCAGCCGTCGCGCACCGCTGACGATATTGTCAGCCAGATCGAAACGCTGATCCTTGAAGGCATTCTGCGCGTGGGGGACCGTTTGCCCGGCGAACGGGATCTTTCCGTACAGTTCGATGTCTCTCGGCCGATCCTGCGCGATGCCTTCAAGACGCTGGAAGCCAAGGGACTGCTTGTTGCCCGTCATGGTGGTGGAACCTTTGTTGCCGATGTCATCGGCGAGGTGTTTTCGAAGCCGGTGATGGACCTCATCTCCAGTCATAAGAAGGCAGCCGCTGATTACCTTGAATATCGCCGGGAAATTGAAAGTATCGCTGCCGATTATGCGGCCCGCCGGGCGACGGACGATGACCGGTTACTGCTCTCCCGAATCGTCGAGGCCATGCAATTGGCTTACGAGACCAATGACGCCAAGAAAGAGGCTGAACTGGATGTTGAATTGCACAGCACCATCGGTGAGTGCGCGCACAATATCATCCTGCTGCACACGCTGCGCTCCTGCTACCGACTACTGGCCGATGACGTGTTCTACAATCGCACAGTGATTTACGGTTTTCCCGGCGCGCGGGAAAAACTGCTGCAACAGCACAAAGCCATCGCCAATGCCATCATGGCATCCGATCCTGATGAAGCCCGGGCCGCTGTGCGCGCGCATATCGACTTCATCGAACAGGCGCAGCAGGATGCGGAACGCAGCAGCGCCTGGCAGGCAACGTCGCGATTGCGCCGGAGCCAGAGGGAATTGGATCGCCCATGAAAACTATCGACTTCAAGCGGGCGCGTGGCCCGGACAGAATGCGTGTCTACGCCATAGGCGATGTGCATGGCCGCCTCGATCTGTTGCAGGCCATGCACCGGCGTATTCTTGAGGAAAACGAGAAGTCGCCGCCTTTCGACTGGGTGGTGGTGCAT encodes:
- a CDS encoding FCD domain-containing protein: MSSPIFARIQPSRTADDIVSQIETLILEGILRVGDRLPGERDLSVQFDVSRPILRDAFKTLEAKGLLVARHGGGTFVADVIGEVFSKPVMDLISSHKKAAADYLEYRREIESIAADYAARRATDDDRLLLSRIVEAMQLAYETNDAKKEAELDVELHSTIGECAHNIILLHTLRSCYRLLADDVFYNRTVIYGFPGAREKLLQQHKAIANAIMASDPDEARAAVRAHIDFIEQAQQDAERSSAWQATSRLRRSQRELDRP